From a single Capsicum annuum cultivar UCD-10X-F1 chromosome 12, UCD10Xv1.1, whole genome shotgun sequence genomic region:
- the LOC107850010 gene encoding uncharacterized protein LOC107850010 isoform X2, whose protein sequence is MAHNLKVVATMSNCISTRFMMVPIGSIWIYRDFVSATRTSQKIDKETCQKIIEAAEAVKEGAKEVKSVGEFVKETVSSSAGNVISEMAKAALEKATEKEEKGAWDKAKDAANDVKKKVSGK, encoded by the exons atggctCATAATTTGAAAGTTGTAGCCACCATGTCCAATTGTATATCTACAAGATTCATGATGGTGCCTATAGGAAGTATATGGATCTATAGAGACTTTGTTAGCGCCACTAGAACTTCTCAAAAA ATTGATAAAGAGACTTGCCAAAAGATAATAGAAGCAGCAGAAGCAGTGAAAGAAGGAGCTAAAGAAGTAAAGAGTGTAGGTGAATTTGTCAAAGAAACTGTTTCTTCCAGTGCTGGAAAT GTGATCTCAGAGATGGCAAAGGCAGCACTAGAAAAGGCaactgaaaaagaagagaaaggtgCATGGGATAAAGCCAAAGATGCTGCAAATGATGTCAAAAAGAAAGTCTCTGGCAAgtga
- the LOC107850010 gene encoding uncharacterized protein LOC107850010 isoform X1, with translation MAHNLKVVATMSNCISTRFMMVPIGSIWIYRDFVSATRTSQKKIDKETCQKIIEAAEAVKEGAKEVKSVGEFVKETVSSSAGNVISEMAKAALEKATEKEEKGAWDKAKDAANDVKKKVSGK, from the exons atggctCATAATTTGAAAGTTGTAGCCACCATGTCCAATTGTATATCTACAAGATTCATGATGGTGCCTATAGGAAGTATATGGATCTATAGAGACTTTGTTAGCGCCACTAGAACTTCTCAAAAA AAGATTGATAAAGAGACTTGCCAAAAGATAATAGAAGCAGCAGAAGCAGTGAAAGAAGGAGCTAAAGAAGTAAAGAGTGTAGGTGAATTTGTCAAAGAAACTGTTTCTTCCAGTGCTGGAAAT GTGATCTCAGAGATGGCAAAGGCAGCACTAGAAAAGGCaactgaaaaagaagagaaaggtgCATGGGATAAAGCCAAAGATGCTGCAAATGATGTCAAAAAGAAAGTCTCTGGCAAgtga
- the LOC107849707 gene encoding inositol oxygenase 5-like: MTMQVEVQKIHDQFMVPQTNAFGHNFRDYNNVENERQKGVEKFYKTQHINQTYEFVKKIRQDYAKLDKAEMSIWECCELLNDVVDESDPDLDEPQIQHLLQSAEAIRKNYPNEDWLHLTALIHDLGKIITLPKFGGLPQWAVVGDTFPVGCAFDESIIHHKYFQENQDFNNPIYNTKYGVYSENCGLENVMMSFGHDDYMYMVAKENGTTLPSAGLFIIRYHSFYPLHKNGAYKHLMNEEDEDNLKWLHIFNKYDLYSKSKVYVNVEEVKPYYMSLIEKYFPAKLRW, encoded by the coding sequence ATGACTATGCAAGTAGAGGTACAAAAAATCCATGACCAATTCATGGTACCTCAAACCAATGCATTTGGCCATAATTTTAGGGACTACAACAACGTAGAAAATGAAAGGCAAAAAGGGGTAGAAAAGTTCTATaaaacacaacacataaatcaaaCCTATGAgtttgtcaagaaaataagacaaGATTATGCAAAATTGGACAAGGCAGAAATGAGCATATGGGAATGTTGTGAATTACTAAATGATGTTGTTGATGAAAGTGATCCTGATTTAGATGAACCACAAATCCAACATTTATTACAAAGTGCTGAGGCAATTAGAAAAAATTATCCTAATGAAGATTGGCTTCATTTAACAGCTTTAATTCATGACTTAGGTAAAATAATTACTTTACCTAAGTTTGGTGGTCTACCTCAATGGGCTGTTGTTGGTGACACATTCCCTGTGGGATGTGCATTTGATGAATCAATTATCCACCACAAATactttcaagaaaatcaagattttaacaACCCAATTTACAACACAAAATATGGTGTATATTCTGAAAATTGTGGACTAGAAAATGTTATGATGTCATTTGGTCATGATGACTATATGTACATGGTTGCTAAAGAGAATGGTACAACATTGCCATCAGCTGGACTTTTTATTATAAGGTATCATTCATTTTATCCATTGCATAAAAATGGAGCTTATAAACATTTGAtgaatgaagaagatgaagacaaTTTGAAGTGGcttcatatttttaataaatatgatttaTATAGCAAAAGCAAAGTTTATGTTAATGTGGAAGAGGTCAAGCCTTATTACATGTCTCTAATTGAAAAGTATTTTCCAGCAAAGCTGAGGTGGTGA
- the LOC107849582 gene encoding glycine-rich cell wall structural protein 1.8 — translation MASWYIMFMFALVLVHVTARNIPEVQTHDEGKNVNTEIVSSTSTAPTPSNVGLNDKKNFITFGGIGGCTGIGGYGGVLPTLGGVGGGAGGAGGGLGGAGFKGIGGIGGVGGGIGGYKGVGVIIP, via the coding sequence ATGGCAAGTTGGTACATAATGTTCATGTTTGCACTAGTACTAGTGCATGTCACAGCAAGAAATATTCCTGAGGTGCAAACTCATGATGAGGGTAAAAATGTGAACACTGAGATTGTAAGTAGTACTAGTACTGCACCAACACCAAGCAATGTTGGACTTAATGACAAGAAAAATTTCATCACATTTGGTGGCATAGGTGGTTGTACTGGAATTGGTGGCTATGGTGGTGTTTTGCCAACTCTTGGTGGTGTCGGTGGTGGCGCTGGTGGTGCTGGTGGCGGTCTTGGTGGTGCCGGATTTAAAGGGATCGGCGGCATTGGCGGTGTTGGTGGTGGAATTGGTGGTTATAAAGGTGTGGGAGTTATTATTCCTTGA